Proteins from a genomic interval of Polaribacter sp. Q13:
- a CDS encoding T9SS type A sorting domain-containing protein yields the protein MRNKYLFIKGLITCSFLLFFITNTQAQTNATSIKTGASFKWTVDQPTRKHPAIIESIIINGEEYDLFVAPSGYQLTELGPDGHSKNAINLNGAKQIKNSGPTPASTVNGYGSAAWNTAALAAFQDKNLNHYFTAKPNGADICDNFTLEEDINTKTQRQSLLYSPAIPSNQGAIVAITERNANNCYHIEVFGTTNTNNTEHSLGETFVKPYGSAKFGPGGTGVSGAVTKPSDGSDYWLSDRVVDTGGTLGIALFYLNEIAPTGSKITRVQLTAASSDHGDGKFFIVQSYATNSQTKIIWNQPFINGNVTDNNQVPVGSTYSNVGSGPSNGVLEFNADGTYTYTPNDNFTGIDTFEYQVCLPAPNTSLCDTATVTIIVKQGDSDYDGVTDDIDLDDDNDGIPDILESGGNNPDGDEDGDGIPNYKDTTDNGNTGDSSATNYTDADGNGIPDVYDTDGDGIANHLDLDGDNDGIADIVEAGGVDTNGDGVIDNPTDGDPTSMVDADNDGLADIYDNNVTGGTNGTPIANPDSDGDGISDAQDLDSDNDGIPDVVEAGGIDANGDGRIDGRIDDTTDNDNDGFADSVDGDVNGTTDDTKALIITGEDGNNDGVPDSYPNGDTDGDGLLDSKDLDADNDGIPDLIEAGGVDTNGDGRVDEDTDTDNDGLADIYDTNASDGPGTNGTNGNALVKTDATGTMVGGNNNTIDTDGDGIPNHLDLDSDNDGIVDIIEAGGTDANRDGKVDNIDATGKLTTDTDNDGFDDVVDGNVNGTDNSSNALITTGTDTNTDGIADTYTKGNADTDNLPNFLDIDADNDGIPDNIEAQTTADYIAPSGVGTAMADANNNGIDDKYEVGTVGITPTNTDNTDSPDYLDSDSDNDGIADIAENGNESNSLSGIDTDGDGLDDNFEGSNKNDPYDVNDEIDTPNASNLGDEDSDLDSGGDVDYRDFKDNDGDGVSDFFDLDDDNDGILDTDEGCGNLIINGDFELQDFSSTSEFPNGGTNSSGTFIGKTLNTNTLTGWNYTQNLDGWVGGQSPSWSPNTYANAYNGKQYIDVLGNNDKSDGGVSNILSQTFTTVPGNTYTLSFYWGEDIGHGTGQDVTLNVKVKDAGSSTIYDQTLKAKAEGTINGIVGPKKWYSFTTVFIATTTETSIEFQASPPVPGSIGIGASLDLVSVFANNCADTDGDGIPNSFDLDSDNDGIPDLVEAGGIDTDGNGVIDSINTNGTLVNDKDKDGLDDLYDTNVTGGTNGNAITNPDTDGDGIPDTLDLDADNDGIPDVIEAGGTDTNGDGKADGFVDTDNDGFNDKVDGDVGQDGTSENTANALILTGSDTDPTNTTPDGKPNSYIKGDSDKDNIPNHLDLDADNDGIPDVIEAGGTDVNGDGKADGFIDVDKDGFNDKVDGDPTNTLVFNDDTLVTNANPLIITGADNDNDGKPNSYPNGDSDGDQILDLLDLDADNDGIPDVIEAGGTDSNGDGRADNFKDTDKDGFNDVIDGDPTNSLINGIDTLVSGANPLLTTGVDSNNDGKPDTITTGDTDGDGIRDYLDLDSDNDGITDVIEAGGTDINRDGKADIDANGDNVADTFLDVDNDGFLDAVDADPTNALPLTTNKDADGTNTANALIITGLDKDPTNPTSPDGRPTSYLRGDADNDGKPTFLDIDADNDGIPDNIEGQSTAGYTPPTGTTIADTNNNGIDDVYETIGGYDGLGIVPENTDGADTPDYLDNDSDNDGVLDIAENGNTTHNVISGADTDGDGLFDIFDDNDDSSTNGATVNDGANGNNTVTTLTTLENSFKDEDNDFDPANPATGNLDYRDIKDNDNDGIADAVDLDDDNDGIPDLVENGGNNPDGDADGDGIPNYKDTENTKGTTGDGSTTDYTDTDNNGIPDVYDTDGDGVPNHFDLDADNDGITDIIEAGGVDTNNDGLVDNINTDGTLINDVDKDGLDDLYDADVTGGTNGTAITNPDTDGDGIADALDLDSDNDGISDIVEAGGIDTDGNGKIDDINADGTLVNDLDRDGLDDFYDVNSGTNTNTITNPDTDGDGISDAKDLDADNDGIPDVIEAGGTDVNGDGIADNFIDTDNDGFNDNVDGDVGQDGTSANTANALVVTANDGNNDGKPDSYTSGDTDNDGIPNHLDLDADNDGIADIVEAGGVDTDGNGKVDNINKDGTLKNDTDNDGLDDTVDGDIGNNLTSGTDTIVVNTNPLITTGSDNNKDGKPDSYPNGDKDEDGILDLLDLDADNDGIPDVIEAGGTDTNGDGIADGFIDTDNDGFNDKVDGDVGQDGVSENTANVLIVTGSDTDNNGKPNSYKTGDTDGDGILNHLDLDSDNDGIVDIIEAGGTDANRDGKVDNIDATGKLTTDTDNDGFDDVVDGSLSSSTPLIITGGDTDNNGKPNSYTKGDTDTDNIPNFLDIDADNDGIPDNVEGQTTAGYKAPTGIGSGVSGITDTNKNGVDDTYETIGGHDGFGVIPENTDGTDNPDYLDDDSDNDGVLDIVENGDTDNVASGNDLDKDGLDDAFDDNDDSAIAGSTVNDGLGNEDKVTNTGTLDTSLQDAFGDADLDINTGGDLDYRDKPDAANVMITQVYQFGAERWIEITNIGTTDIPANTIKIQLYKDKTGDQTGVTPDASYIVGTVLKAGKSVLFKKSTNSIISTSEIAADATVIINNDLTKLYGANDIITLSSASGIYSWANRYDVISNITNKTSVVRIDETLTTNTTYTPSEWVVFIDDAITPYQPVGTEKEDITAIVRHPQDPLISEIKESSTDANTLLGLHRIKKTTTKSDGTWDNGFPDRSRYVVVDEDFEHTGSRLSARKLEVATAKKLAVTNQLLVVTNDITLEGNIRLVGTSQLVQTHTKTTQISGVGKLLVEQNSEIDSKYRYGYMSSPVNHTGFTYTIKDVLKDGTTPLDATSPLGKTVAKNIKFVAGYDGAKTDPISLADYWIYTYSPASDGRSNWTHKYEDKAINRGDGFIFKGPGAVQNYTFIGTPNDGEFNTVAEIGANDDYLIGNPFPSAMNARKFMEDNVSSINQTLYFWEHHKSAIGEGKGIDGHIFGGYIGGYATLNLATGTAADSSIPSNKDNGTSGLGTAKYNEPKPYIAMAQGFFVEGNGTGGVIKFDNSQRAYVTEEGGINAESVFFKTNAKSSKTETKSNLLPIIKLGFEYKNAEDLFLHHQIAISFDKVNSFDFDNGYDSKVYETGKTDLYWKFPSDDNNYVIAGVQEISNELEVPLELTMDYTGQVNLMVDQIQNVSRDIYITDKLTGTSYNVKDKKATLTLAKGVYTDRFVLAFKEATVLGLNEDILSAQTSIYADNDNNNIIISKNQEVNIQKVELFDILGKKVSTWNINEQKPTYQLDIKKQIITGVYIVKMNTNKGTISKKVIIE from the coding sequence ATGAGAAATAAATACTTATTTATAAAAGGATTAATTACCTGTAGTTTCCTTTTATTTTTTATTACAAATACTCAAGCACAGACAAATGCAACGAGTATTAAAACAGGTGCAAGTTTTAAATGGACAGTTGATCAACCTACAAGAAAACATCCCGCTATTATAGAAAGTATTATTATAAATGGTGAAGAATACGATTTATTCGTAGCTCCTTCTGGTTATCAATTAACGGAATTAGGTCCAGATGGTCATAGTAAAAATGCCATTAATCTAAATGGTGCCAAACAAATAAAGAATAGTGGTCCTACTCCTGCCTCTACAGTAAATGGTTACGGAAGTGCTGCTTGGAATACAGCAGCCTTAGCCGCTTTTCAAGATAAAAACTTAAACCATTATTTTACGGCCAAACCAAACGGAGCAGATATTTGTGATAATTTTACTCTGGAAGAAGATATAAATACAAAAACGCAAAGACAATCATTATTATACAGTCCGGCAATTCCTTCTAACCAAGGAGCAATTGTAGCAATTACAGAACGAAACGCTAACAACTGTTATCATATTGAAGTTTTTGGTACAACTAACACTAATAACACAGAGCACTCTTTAGGAGAAACTTTTGTAAAACCATATGGTTCTGCTAAATTTGGTCCAGGAGGAACAGGAGTTTCTGGAGCAGTAACAAAACCAAGTGATGGTTCTGACTATTGGTTATCAGACCGTGTTGTAGATACAGGTGGAACTCTAGGTATCGCCTTATTTTATTTAAACGAAATAGCGCCTACGGGTTCTAAAATTACTAGAGTTCAATTAACTGCAGCATCAAGCGATCATGGTGATGGAAAGTTTTTTATTGTTCAATCTTACGCAACAAACTCACAGACAAAAATTATCTGGAACCAACCTTTTATAAATGGTAATGTTACAGATAATAATCAGGTACCAGTAGGTTCTACTTACAGCAATGTTGGTTCTGGCCCTAGTAATGGAGTTTTAGAGTTTAATGCAGACGGTACTTATACATATACACCAAATGATAATTTTACAGGAATTGATACTTTTGAATACCAAGTATGTTTACCTGCGCCAAATACTTCTCTTTGTGATACAGCAACAGTAACAATTATTGTTAAACAAGGTGATTCTGATTATGATGGGGTTACAGATGACATAGATTTAGATGATGATAATGATGGTATTCCAGACATTTTAGAAAGCGGAGGAAACAACCCTGATGGAGATGAAGATGGAGACGGAATTCCTAACTACAAAGACACTACAGACAATGGTAATACCGGAGATAGTAGTGCAACAAATTATACAGATGCTGATGGAAATGGTATTCCGGATGTATACGATACAGACGGAGACGGCATTGCTAATCATTTAGATTTAGACGGAGACAACGATGGTATTGCAGATATTGTAGAAGCAGGTGGTGTAGATACTAATGGAGATGGTGTAATCGATAACCCAACTGATGGAGATCCAACATCAATGGTAGATGCAGATAATGATGGTTTAGCAGATATCTATGATAACAATGTAACAGGTGGAACTAATGGAACACCTATTGCTAATCCAGATTCAGATGGAGATGGTATTTCAGATGCACAAGACTTAGACTCAGACAACGATGGTATTCCAGATGTTGTAGAAGCTGGTGGTATAGATGCAAATGGAGATGGTAGAATAGATGGTAGAATAGATGATACAACAGACAATGATAACGACGGATTTGCAGATTCTGTAGATGGAGATGTAAATGGAACTACAGACGATACAAAAGCACTAATTATTACAGGTGAAGATGGTAATAATGATGGTGTTCCAGACAGTTATCCGAATGGAGATACAGACGGAGACGGCTTATTAGACAGTAAAGACTTAGATGCAGACAACGATGGTATTCCAGATTTAATAGAAGCTGGCGGAGTAGATACTAATGGAGACGGACGTGTAGATGAAGATACAGATACAGACAACGATGGTTTGGCAGACATTTATGATACAAATGCTTCAGACGGTCCAGGAACTAATGGTACAAACGGTAATGCACTTGTAAAAACAGATGCGACTGGTACTATGGTAGGTGGCAATAATAATACTATTGACACCGATGGTGATGGTATTCCGAATCATTTAGACTTAGACTCAGACAACGATGGTATTGTAGATATTATTGAAGCCGGAGGAACCGATGCTAATAGAGACGGAAAAGTAGATAATATTGATGCTACAGGTAAATTAACAACAGACACAGATAATGATGGTTTTGATGATGTTGTAGATGGTAATGTAAACGGAACAGACAACTCAAGTAATGCTTTAATTACAACAGGTACAGATACGAATACTGATGGAATAGCAGACACTTACACAAAAGGTAATGCTGATACAGACAATCTACCTAACTTTTTAGACATCGATGCAGATAATGATGGTATTCCAGACAATATAGAAGCACAAACTACAGCAGATTATATTGCTCCAAGTGGTGTTGGTACAGCTATGGCTGACGCAAATAATAATGGTATCGACGATAAATATGAAGTAGGTACCGTAGGTATTACTCCAACAAATACAGACAATACAGATAGCCCAGATTATTTAGACTCAGATTCAGACAATGATGGTATTGCAGATATTGCCGAAAATGGAAATGAGAGTAACAGTTTGTCTGGTATAGATACCGATGGAGATGGTTTAGATGATAATTTTGAAGGTTCAAATAAGAATGATCCTTATGACGTAAATGATGAAATAGATACACCAAATGCAAGTAATTTAGGAGATGAAGATTCAGATTTAGATTCAGGTGGAGATGTAGATTATAGAGATTTTAAAGATAATGATGGTGATGGAGTATCAGACTTCTTTGATTTAGATGATGATAATGACGGAATTTTAGATACAGATGAAGGCTGTGGTAACTTAATTATAAATGGTGATTTCGAACTTCAAGATTTTTCTAGTACATCTGAATTTCCAAACGGAGGAACAAATAGTTCTGGTACATTTATAGGAAAAACATTAAACACAAACACTTTAACAGGTTGGAATTATACACAGAACCTAGACGGATGGGTTGGAGGACAATCTCCAAGTTGGTCTCCTAATACATATGCAAACGCTTATAATGGAAAGCAATACATAGACGTTCTTGGTAATAACGATAAAAGCGATGGAGGTGTAAGCAATATTCTTTCACAAACTTTTACTACAGTACCAGGAAATACATATACACTTTCTTTTTATTGGGGAGAAGATATTGGTCATGGAACAGGTCAAGATGTTACTTTAAATGTAAAAGTAAAAGATGCAGGTAGTTCTACTATTTATGATCAAACATTAAAAGCAAAAGCAGAAGGTACAATTAACGGAATTGTTGGTCCAAAAAAATGGTATAGCTTTACTACTGTTTTTATAGCTACAACTACAGAAACTTCAATAGAGTTTCAAGCATCTCCTCCTGTACCTGGTTCTATAGGTATTGGTGCTTCACTAGATTTAGTAAGTGTTTTTGCAAATAATTGTGCAGATACAGATGGAGATGGTATTCCTAATTCTTTTGATTTAGATTCAGACAATGATGGTATTCCAGATTTAGTAGAAGCTGGCGGAATTGACACAGACGGAAATGGAGTAATAGATAGTATTAATACAAATGGTACTCTTGTAAACGATAAAGATAAAGACGGTTTAGATGACCTTTACGATACAAATGTAACAGGTGGTACTAATGGAAATGCTATTACAAATCCAGATACAGATGGAGATGGCATACCAGACACATTAGATTTAGATGCAGATAATGATGGTATACCAGATGTTATAGAAGCAGGTGGTACAGATACAAATGGAGATGGTAAAGCAGATGGTTTTGTAGATACTGATAACGATGGTTTTAATGATAAAGTAGATGGTGATGTTGGACAAGACGGAACATCAGAAAATACAGCAAATGCTTTAATATTAACAGGTAGTGATACAGATCCTACAAATACTACACCAGACGGTAAACCAAACTCTTACATAAAAGGAGATTCAGATAAAGATAACATTCCTAATCACCTAGATTTAGATGCAGATAATGATGGCATACCAGATGTTATAGAAGCAGGTGGTACAGATGTTAATGGAGATGGTAAAGCAGATGGTTTTATAGATGTAGATAAAGATGGTTTTAATGATAAAGTAGACGGAGATCCTACTAATACTTTAGTTTTTAACGACGATACTTTAGTAACAAATGCAAATCCTTTAATTATAACTGGGGCTGATAATGATAATGACGGAAAACCAAATAGTTATCCTAATGGAGATTCAGATGGAGACCAAATATTAGATTTACTAGATTTAGATGCAGATAATGATGGTATACCAGATGTTATAGAAGCAGGTGGTACAGATTCTAATGGAGATGGTAGAGCAGATAACTTTAAAGATACAGATAAAGACGGTTTTAACGATGTTATAGATGGAGACCCTACAAACTCATTAATTAACGGAATAGACACATTAGTTTCTGGTGCAAATCCATTGCTTACTACTGGTGTAGACAGCAACAATGACGGTAAACCAGACACTATAACAACAGGAGATACTGACGGAGATGGAATAAGAGATTATTTAGACTTAGATTCAGACAACGATGGTATCACAGACGTTATAGAAGCAGGTGGTACAGACATCAATAGAGACGGAAAAGCAGATATTGACGCCAATGGCGATAATGTAGCAGATACTTTCTTAGATGTAGATAATGATGGTTTTTTAGATGCAGTAGACGCAGATCCTACAAATGCATTGCCTTTAACAACTAATAAAGATGCTGATGGTACAAATACAGCAAATGCTTTAATAATTACAGGCTTAGATAAAGACCCTACAAACCCAACTAGTCCAGATGGTAGACCAACTTCTTACCTTAGAGGTGATGCAGATAACGATGGTAAACCAACCTTTTTAGACATCGATGCAGATAACGATGGTATTCCAGATAATATAGAAGGACAAAGTACTGCTGGATATACTCCTCCAACAGGAACTACTATTGCAGATACAAACAACAATGGTATAGATGATGTTTACGAAACTATCGGAGGATATGATGGCTTAGGTATCGTTCCAGAAAATACTGATGGTGCAGATACCCCAGATTATTTAGACAACGATTCTGACAATGATGGTGTTTTAGATATTGCAGAAAATGGTAATACAACACACAATGTAATTTCAGGAGCTGATACTGACGGTGATGGATTGTTTGATATTTTTGATGATAATGACGACTCTAGTACAAACGGAGCAACTGTTAACGACGGAGCAAATGGTAATAATACAGTTACTACGCTAACTACTTTAGAAAACTCTTTTAAAGATGAAGATAATGACTTTGACCCAGCAAATCCTGCTACCGGTAATCTTGATTATAGAGATATAAAAGACAACGATAACGATGGTATTGCAGATGCTGTAGATTTAGATGATGATAATGATGGTATTCCAGATTTAGTAGAAAATGGAGGAAACAATCCTGATGGTGATGCCGACGGTGATGGTATTCCTAATTACAAAGACACAGAAAATACCAAAGGTACTACTGGAGACGGAAGCACAACAGATTATACAGATACGGATAATAATGGTATTCCAGATGTATACGATACAGACGGAGATGGTGTTCCAAATCATTTCGATTTAGATGCAGATAACGATGGTATAACAGATATTATTGAAGCTGGTGGTGTAGATACTAATAATGATGGTTTAGTAGATAATATCAATACAGACGGTACACTAATAAACGATGTTGATAAAGATGGTTTAGATGACCTTTATGATGCGGACGTTACAGGTGGAACTAACGGAACTGCTATTACAAACCCAGATACAGATGGTGATGGTATTGCAGATGCATTAGACCTAGACTCAGACAATGACGGTATTTCGGATATTGTAGAAGCTGGTGGAATTGACACAGATGGAAATGGAAAAATAGACGATATTAATGCAGACGGTACACTTGTAAATGATTTAGACAGAGATGGTTTAGACGATTTTTATGATGTAAATAGTGGTACAAATACCAATACAATTACAAACCCAGATACTGACGGTGATGGTATTTCTGATGCAAAAGACTTAGATGCAGACAACGATGGTATTCCAGACGTTATAGAAGCTGGTGGTACAGATGTTAATGGAGATGGTATTGCAGATAATTTTATTGACACAGACAATGACGGTTTTAATGATAATGTAGATGGAGACGTTGGTCAAGATGGTACCTCTGCAAATACAGCAAATGCTTTAGTAGTTACTGCTAATGATGGTAACAATGATGGTAAACCAGACTCATACACTAGTGGAGACACAGATAATGATGGTATTCCAAATCACTTAGATTTAGATGCAGACAATGATGGTATTGCAGATATAGTAGAAGCTGGTGGTGTAGATACAGACGGAAACGGAAAAGTAGACAACATAAACAAAGATGGTACACTTAAAAACGATACCGACAATGATGGTCTAGATGATACTGTAGATGGTGATATTGGAAACAACTTAACAAGTGGTACAGACACTATTGTTGTTAATACAAATCCACTAATAACTACAGGATCAGATAACAATAAAGATGGTAAACCAGACTCGTACCCTAATGGCGATAAAGATGAAGACGGAATATTAGATCTTTTAGATTTAGATGCAGACAACGATGGTATTCCAGATGTTATAGAAGCAGGTGGTACAGATACTAACGGAGATGGTATTGCAGATGGTTTTATAGATACAGACAACGATGGTTTTAACGACAAAGTAGATGGAGATGTTGGTCAAGATGGTGTTTCAGAAAACACAGCAAATGTGCTAATTGTTACTGGTAGTGACACAGATAACAATGGTAAACCAAACTCTTACAAAACTGGTGATACAGACGGAGACGGAATACTTAATCATTTAGACCTAGACTCAGACAACGATGGTATCGTAGATATTATTGAAGCCGGAGGAACCGATGCTAATAGAGACGGAAAAGTAGATAATATTGATGCTACAGGTAAATTAACAACAGACACAGATAATGATGGTTTTGATGATGTTGTAGATGGTTCTTTAAGCTCAAGTACTCCTTTAATTATTACAGGAGGGGATACAGACAACAATGGTAAACCAAATTCATATACTAAAGGAGATACAGACACAGACAATATCCCTAACTTCTTAGATATTGATGCAGACAATGATGGTATTCCAGATAATGTAGAAGGACAAACAACTGCAGGCTATAAAGCACCTACAGGTATTGGTAGCGGAGTTTCTGGTATAACTGACACTAACAAAAATGGTGTAGATGATACCTATGAAACTATAGGAGGACATGATGGTTTTGGTGTTATTCCAGAAAATACAGATGGTACAGATAATCCTGATTATTTAGATGATGATTCTGACAATGATGGTGTTTTAGATATTGTAGAAAACGGAGATACTGATAATGTTGCTTCAGGTAATGACCTAGACAAAGACGGTTTAGACGATGCCTTTGATGATAATGATGATTCGGCTATTGCAGGATCTACAGTAAATGACGGTTTAGGTAATGAGGATAAAGTAACCAATACGGGTACTTTAGACACTTCTTTACAAGATGCCTTTGGAGATGCAGATCTAGACATTAATACGGGAGGAGATTTAGATTATAGAGATAAACCAGACGCAGCAAACGTTATGATTACGCAAGTGTATCAATTTGGTGCAGAAAGATGGATAGAAATAACCAATATTGGTACAACTGATATTCCTGCAAACACTATTAAAATTCAATTGTACAAAGATAAAACTGGTGATCAAACAGGTGTAACTCCAGATGCTTCTTATATTGTTGGTACAGTACTAAAAGCTGGTAAATCTGTATTATTCAAAAAGAGTACAAATAGTATTATTTCTACGAGTGAGATAGCAGCCGATGCAACAGTAATCATTAATAACGATTTAACGAAATTATATGGTGCTAATGATATTATTACACTTTCATCTGCCTCTGGTATTTATTCTTGGGCCAATAGATATGATGTGATTTCCAATATTACTAATAAAACATCAGTGGTAAGAATAGATGAAACACTAACAACTAACACTACATACACACCAAGTGAATGGGTGGTATTTATTGATGATGCAATTACTCCTTATCAACCGGTAGGTACTGAAAAAGAAGACATAACAGCTATTGTAAGACATCCTCAAGATCCTTTAATCTCAGAAATAAAAGAATCTAGTACAGATGCGAATACGTTATTAGGTTTACATAGAATTAAGAAAACCACAACAAAATCTGATGGTACTTGGGACAACGGTTTTCCAGACAGATCTCGTTACGTAGTAGTTGATGAAGATTTTGAACATACAGGAAGTAGATTAAGCGCTAGAAAACTAGAAGTAGCCACAGCTAAAAAACTAGCAGTAACAAATCAGTTATTAGTAGTTACCAATGATATTACTTTAGAAGGAAATATTCGTTTAGTAGGTACTTCTCAACTAGTACAAACGCACACAAAAACAACTCAAATATCTGGTGTTGGAAAACTATTAGTAGAGCAGAACTCAGAGATAGATAGTAAATATCGATATGGTTACATGAGTTCTCCTGTAAACCATACAGGTTTCACTTATACCATAAAAGATGTTTTAAAAGATGGTACTACTCCATTAGATGCCACTTCTCCATTAGGAAAAACAGTAGCTAAAAACATTAAATTTGTTGCTGGGTATGATGGTGCTAAAACAGATCCTATTTCACTTGCAGATTACTGGATATACACCTATTCTCCTGCCTCTGACGGTAGATCTAATTGGACACATAAATATGAAGATAAAGCAATAAATCGTGGAGATGGCTTTATTTTTAAAGGGCCAGGTGCAGTGCAAAATTACACATTTATAGGTACACCTAATGATGGGGAATTTAATACTGTAGCCGAAATTGGTGCTAATGACGATTATTTAATTGGAAACCCTTTCCCTTCTGCTATGAATGCCAGAAAGTTTATGGAAGACAATGTTAGTTCTATTAATCAAACACTATATTTCTGGGAACATCACAAAAGTGCTATCGGTGAAGGAAAAGGAATCGATGGACACATATTTGGTGGATACATTGGTGGATATGCAACACTTAACTTAGCAACAGGAACAGCTGCAGATAGTTCTATCCCTAGTAATAAAGATAACGGAACTTCTGGTTTAGGTACTGCTAAATATAATGAACCTAAACCATATATTGCTATGGCACAAGGTTTCTTTGTAGAAGGAAACGGAACTGGTGGAGTTATAAAATTTGATAATAGTCAAAGAGCTTATGTAACCGAAGAAGGAGGTATAAATGCAGAATCTGTATTCTTTAAAACAAATGCAAAAAGCAGTAAAACTGAAACTAAAAGCAATTTATTACCTATTATCAAATTAGGTTTCGAATATAAAAATGCTGAAGACTTATTCTTACACCATCAAATAGCAATTTCTTTTGATAAAGTAAATTCTTTTGATTTTGATAACGGATATGATTCTAAAGTATATGAAACTGGTAAAACAGACCTTTACTGGAAATTCCCTTCAGATGATAACAATTATGTAATTGCAGGTGTACAAGAAATCTCTAATGAATTAGAAGTGCCTTTAGAACTTACAATGGACTATACAGGTCAAGTAAATCTAATGGTAGATCAAATTCAGAATGTTTCTAGAGACATTTACATTACAGATAAACTTACAGGAACTTCTTATAACGTTAAAGATAAGAAAGCTACTTTAACTTTAGCTAAAGGTGTGTATACAGATCGTTTTGTACTTGCCTTTAAAGAAGCTACAGTACTTGGTTTAAATGAAGATATTTTATCTGCACAAACAAGTATTTATGCAGACAATGATAATAACAATATTATCATCTCTAAAAATCAAGAAGTAAACATTCAAAAAGTAGAGTTATTCGATATCCTTGGTAAAAAAGTAAGTACTTGGAATATTAATGAACAAAAACCTACATACCAATTAGACATTAAAAAACAAATAATAACGGGTGTCTATATTGTAAAAATGAATACCAATAAAGGTACCATAAGTAAAAAAGTTATTATTGAATAG
- a CDS encoding GatB/YqeY domain-containing protein: MSLQKQVMDKMKEAMKAKDTVALQALRAVKSAFLLAKTETGVQAEITEEQEIKIIQKQVKQRKDSAAIFIEQGRQDLADPELEELAVLEQFLPEALSEEKVEEVVVAAIKKLGAAGMKDMGKVMGVVSKELAGQADGKVISTLVKKNLM, encoded by the coding sequence ATGAGTTTGCAAAAACAAGTAATGGATAAAATGAAAGAAGCAATGAAAGCAAAAGATACTGTTGCTTTACAGGCTTTAAGAGCAGTAAAATCTGCCTTTTTATTAGCGAAAACAGAAACAGGTGTTCAAGCAGAAATTACAGAAGAGCAAGAAATTAAAATTATTCAGAAGCAAGTTAAACAAAGAAAAGACAGTGCTGCTATTTTTATAGAACAAGGAAGACAAGATTTGGCAGATCCTGAATTGGAAGAACTTGCTGTTTTAGAACAGTTTTTACCAGAAGCTTTATCCGAAGAAAAGGTAGAAGAAGTGGTGGTTGCAGCTATTAAAAAATTAGGAGCTGCTGGTATGAAAGATATGGGAAAAGTTATGGGAGTTGTTTCTAAAGAATTAGCAGGACAAGCAGATGGTAAAGTTATTTCTACTTTGGTGAAAAAGAATTTAATGTAA
- a CDS encoding retropepsin-like aspartic protease, producing the protein MSSIEKILKKKKFVKIKLKRIATNHLELKAIINGVKGRFILDTGASNSCVGLDMITHFNLEAEESETKAAGAGATDMETLQSDNNSLKIGDWKTKKCHLVLFDLSHVNTALTQHKAKEVHGIIGADVLQKGKAFIDYHQKVLYLKKTKK; encoded by the coding sequence ATGAGTAGTATTGAGAAAATTTTAAAGAAGAAGAAATTCGTTAAAATAAAATTAAAGAGAATTGCCACCAATCATTTAGAGTTGAAAGCAATTATTAATGGTGTAAAAGGACGTTTTATTTTAGATACAGGCGCTTCTAACTCTTGTGTAGGATTAGACATGATCACTCATTTTAATTTGGAAGCTGAAGAAAGTGAAACCAAAGCGGCTGGGGCAGGAGCAACGGATATGGAAACTTTGCAATCAGATAACAATTCTCTAAAAATAGGAGATTGGAAAACTAAGAAATGCCATTTGGTATTGTTTGATTTATCTCATGTAAATACGGCTTTAACACAGCACAAGGCTAAAGAAGTACACGGTATTATTGGCGCAGATGTGTTACAAAAAGGAAAAGCATTTATAGATTATCATCAGAAAGTTTTATACTTAAAAAAAACGAAAAAATAA